The Marinobacter halotolerans genome includes a window with the following:
- the sbcB gene encoding exodeoxyribonuclease I: protein MIRSFYWHDYETFGVDPIHDRPCQFAGVRTDADLNIIEDPLIIYCRPADDYLPSPEACLITGITPQKALAEGFPEAEFIAQINEAFSQPGTCAVGYNSLRFDDEVTRHTLYRNLRDPYAREWQNGNSRWDIIDMVRLTYALRPEGINWPTKEDGSPSFRLEELTAANGIAHESAHDAMSDVEATIAMARLIKEKQPKLFDFVLQNKDKHSARAMLDTATMKPVFHVSAKYPATRGCCAMVAPVAEHPTNKNLVIVYDLREDPTELIQATPEQIRERVFTSQAELGEGTSRFALKGIQLNKCPVLAPSAMLKSIPEQRLTSLELDGERLRRNLSLLREAADLPARIAQAFDQPHEGDLTDPDEQLYAGGFISKSDRETLNWLLQQPLETLGEQEVQFEDDRLAELVFRYRARNYPDTLMGEEMERWEQFRSQRLMNPKKGWRSLEAYAQELQRLAADPELTAEKRHILEELHLYGESLIPYV from the coding sequence GTGATCCGCTCTTTTTACTGGCACGACTACGAAACCTTCGGGGTCGACCCCATCCACGATCGGCCCTGTCAGTTTGCCGGCGTTCGCACCGATGCCGACCTGAACATTATTGAAGACCCCCTCATTATCTATTGCCGCCCTGCGGACGACTACCTGCCATCTCCCGAGGCCTGCCTGATCACCGGAATCACCCCTCAGAAAGCGCTGGCGGAAGGCTTTCCGGAGGCGGAATTTATTGCCCAGATCAACGAAGCTTTCAGTCAGCCCGGCACATGTGCCGTGGGTTACAACAGCCTGCGGTTTGACGATGAAGTGACCCGCCATACCTTGTACCGCAATTTGCGGGACCCCTACGCACGGGAATGGCAGAACGGCAATTCCCGCTGGGATATTATCGACATGGTGCGGCTGACCTACGCGCTTCGGCCTGAAGGTATCAACTGGCCCACGAAAGAAGACGGCAGCCCCAGTTTTCGTCTGGAAGAGCTGACGGCGGCCAACGGCATCGCCCATGAAAGCGCCCACGATGCCATGTCGGATGTGGAAGCCACCATCGCCATGGCGCGGCTGATCAAGGAAAAGCAGCCAAAGCTGTTTGATTTCGTGCTGCAGAACAAGGACAAGCATTCCGCCCGGGCGATGCTGGATACCGCGACTATGAAACCGGTATTCCACGTATCAGCGAAATACCCTGCAACACGGGGCTGCTGCGCCATGGTGGCGCCGGTAGCCGAGCACCCTACCAATAAGAACCTGGTGATTGTTTACGACCTGCGGGAAGACCCAACCGAACTGATCCAGGCTACACCGGAGCAGATCCGGGAGCGGGTATTTACCTCCCAGGCAGAGCTGGGGGAAGGCACAAGCCGATTTGCGCTCAAGGGCATACAGCTGAACAAGTGCCCGGTACTGGCGCCGTCTGCCATGCTCAAATCCATACCGGAACAACGTTTGACGTCACTTGAGTTGGACGGCGAGCGCCTGCGCCGCAACCTTTCACTGTTGCGGGAGGCAGCGGATCTTCCTGCCCGAATAGCTCAAGCCTTTGATCAGCCCCATGAGGGCGACCTCACTGACCCGGACGAGCAGCTGTACGCCGGTGGTTTTATCAGCAAATCGGACCGGGAAACACTGAATTGGCTGCTACAGCAACCCCTGGAAACGCTGGGCGAGCAAGAGGTTCAGTTTGAGGACGACCGCCTTGCTGAACTGGTGTTCCGCTACCGGGCCCGGAATTATCCCGATACTCTGATGGGTGAGGAAATGGAGCGCTGGGAACAGTTCCGCAGCCAGCGGCTGATGAATCCGAAGAAGGGGTGGCGCTCACTTGAGGCCTATGCCCAGGAGTTGCAGCGATTGGCGGCTGATCCGGAGCTTACGGCGGAGAAGCGGCATATTCTGGAGGAGTTGCATTTGTATGGGGAGTCTTTGATTCCATACGTGTGA
- a CDS encoding response regulator, with amino-acid sequence MTIRVLICDDSSMARKQMARALPKNWKADVTFAFDGLNGLEKLRDTQSELLFLDLNMPEMDGYEVLKVIREQDLPVLTIVVSGDIQPEARERVKKLGAIDFIKKPTDMDEVARILREYGFLQPEEFEKEGTQPAGEAVSAQINLPDYLQEISNVAMGRSSDLLARLLKVFVKQPIPRVEMITTSELSMAISAADTDTPYSAVCQGFIGAGIAGEAMLLFADANFEEMAKLLLYDESNTGNLEVEVLMDMSSILFGAFINGISDQLDIKLRLGHPTVLGQHRKVGDLLEYHRTRQEKLLCIEISYELENTDISCDMLILLTEDSVPFLEQRLHYLVD; translated from the coding sequence ATGACCATCCGCGTTCTCATCTGCGATGACTCCTCCATGGCGCGCAAACAGATGGCTCGCGCCCTGCCAAAAAACTGGAAAGCTGACGTCACCTTTGCCTTTGATGGCCTCAATGGTCTGGAAAAACTCCGGGATACACAATCCGAACTGCTGTTCCTTGACCTGAACATGCCGGAAATGGACGGTTACGAGGTGCTCAAGGTCATCCGCGAACAGGATCTGCCCGTGCTGACCATCGTGGTTTCAGGAGACATTCAGCCGGAAGCCCGGGAACGCGTTAAGAAACTTGGCGCCATCGACTTCATCAAGAAACCAACTGACATGGACGAGGTTGCCCGCATACTGCGCGAATACGGCTTTCTGCAGCCCGAAGAGTTTGAAAAGGAAGGCACCCAGCCCGCAGGCGAAGCGGTCTCCGCCCAGATCAACCTGCCAGACTATCTTCAGGAAATCTCCAACGTTGCCATGGGGCGCTCCTCGGACCTGTTGGCACGGCTGTTAAAGGTCTTCGTCAAACAGCCCATTCCAAGGGTGGAAATGATCACCACCAGCGAGCTAAGCATGGCCATCTCAGCTGCGGATACCGACACCCCGTACTCTGCGGTGTGCCAGGGCTTTATCGGCGCCGGTATTGCCGGCGAGGCCATGCTGCTGTTCGCCGACGCCAACTTCGAGGAAATGGCCAAACTGCTTCTTTACGACGAGAGCAACACCGGGAACCTTGAGGTAGAAGTGCTGATGGACATGTCCAGCATCCTGTTCGGCGCCTTCATCAACGGCATCAGCGACCAGCTGGACATCAAGCTTCGCCTGGGCCACCCCACCGTCCTTGGCCAGCACCGCAAGGTCGGGGATCTGCTGGAGTACCACCGCACCAGGCAGGAGAAATTACTGTGCATCGAGATCAGCTATGAGCTGGAAAATACCGATATCAGTTGCGACATGCTGATTCTGCTCACCGAAGACTCGGTGCCCTTCCTGGAACAACGACTGCACTACCTGGTGGACTGA
- a CDS encoding sensor domain-containing diguanylate cyclase yields the protein MTIDETDATSFHWLVDMLESVEVGLVIIDLDFRVQAWNGFMEHHSGISASKIRDRVLFDVFPDIPRAWLTRKVDSVAMLNTRAFTSWEQRPYLFKFRNTRPITDTEEFMFQNLTISPLSGTNGQVEKVCLMVYDVTDIATSKRALEKANEQLEKLSMTDRLTGLLNRGTWENLIDAEYERNRRYGHPTCLVMFDIDHFKPVNDTHGHLAGDEVIKYTADVVRKSLRQSDIPGRYGGEEFGIILPETDAEGAKTICERIRETIEKSTVKTTVADIQYTVSIGIAPLTDGPENYMQWLQQADQALYAGKAGGRNRVVVFGEEYM from the coding sequence ATGACCATTGACGAAACAGACGCAACGTCCTTCCACTGGCTGGTGGACATGCTGGAATCCGTGGAAGTGGGCCTGGTCATCATCGACCTGGACTTCCGCGTGCAGGCCTGGAACGGGTTCATGGAACACCACAGCGGTATCTCCGCCAGCAAGATCCGGGACCGGGTACTGTTCGATGTGTTCCCCGACATCCCCCGGGCCTGGCTGACCCGCAAGGTGGATTCAGTGGCAATGCTCAACACCCGGGCGTTTACCTCCTGGGAGCAGCGGCCTTACCTGTTTAAATTCCGCAATACACGGCCAATCACCGACACTGAAGAATTCATGTTCCAGAACCTGACCATCAGCCCGCTTTCCGGCACCAATGGCCAGGTGGAAAAAGTCTGCCTGATGGTTTACGACGTCACCGACATCGCCACCAGCAAACGGGCCCTAGAGAAAGCCAACGAGCAGCTGGAAAAACTCAGTATGACCGACCGCCTGACCGGCCTGTTGAACCGCGGCACCTGGGAAAACCTGATTGATGCCGAATACGAGCGCAACCGACGCTACGGCCACCCCACCTGCCTGGTGATGTTCGACATAGACCACTTCAAACCCGTGAACGATACCCACGGGCACCTGGCCGGCGATGAAGTCATCAAATACACCGCTGATGTGGTCAGAAAAAGCCTGAGGCAATCGGACATACCCGGCCGCTACGGCGGCGAGGAATTCGGCATCATCCTCCCGGAGACCGACGCCGAAGGCGCAAAAACCATCTGCGAACGCATCCGCGAAACCATCGAGAAAAGTACGGTCAAAACCACTGTGGCGGATATCCAGTACACCGTCAGCATCGGCATCGCACCGCTGACCGATGGGCCTGAAAACTATATGCAGTGGTTACAGCAAGCGGATCAGGCGTTGTACGCGGGCAAGGCAGGAGGCAGGAACCGGGTGGTGGTATTCGGGGAAGAGTATATGTAG
- a CDS encoding histone-like nucleoid-structuring protein, MvaT/MvaU family, translating to MAKINDYYQKKQLMEKLSEELAQLEQDQALKSELEFENKVRDLMKEYKKAPKDVLQILSAIDPTIAGTKANSAGGSRAKRPMKTYKNPHTGEVVQTRGGNHKTLNEWRKKHGKEAVQGWQQD from the coding sequence ATGGCAAAGATCAACGACTATTATCAGAAAAAGCAGCTTATGGAAAAGCTCTCGGAAGAACTGGCGCAGTTGGAGCAGGATCAGGCGCTGAAAAGTGAACTGGAGTTCGAAAACAAAGTTCGCGATTTGATGAAAGAATACAAAAAGGCGCCGAAGGATGTGCTGCAGATTCTGTCTGCCATCGATCCTACGATTGCCGGTACAAAGGCGAACTCGGCTGGCGGAAGCCGCGCGAAGCGTCCGATGAAGACGTACAAGAACCCGCACACCGGTGAAGTGGTTCAGACCCGTGGTGGCAACCATAAGACGCTGAACGAGTGGCGCAAGAAGCACGGCAAGGAAGCGGTTCAGGGTTGGCAGCAGGATTGA
- the tviB gene encoding Vi polysaccharide biosynthesis UDP-N-acetylglucosamine C-6 dehydrogenase TviB, whose product MKKIAVVGLGYVGLPLAAAFGEKREIVGFDINAKRIAELKDGFDFTREVSREELSVSKGLSFTDSLEGIRDCQIYIITVPTPIDEFKSPDLTPLVKASESVGKVLMSGDIVIYESTVYPGATEEVCIPVLEKVSGLTFNKDFYAGYSPERINPGDKEHRVTSIKKVTSGSTPEIADEVDALYASVITAGTHKASSIKVAEAAKVIENTQRDLNIALMNELSMIFSRLKIDTHEVIAAASTKWNFLPFKPGLVGGHCIGVDPYYLTHKAQAIGYHPEIILAGRRVNDGMGPYAASELVKAMIKAGHTVANAKVLIMGFTFKENCPDLRNTRVIDVVKELKEFGCHVDITDCWASSEEAEEEYGISLDQDPKAGFYDALLLAVPHREYAAKTSAELRSFMKPEGVLFDLKGVLPLGEADLRL is encoded by the coding sequence ATGAAAAAGATCGCCGTAGTCGGCCTCGGATATGTCGGTTTGCCCCTGGCCGCGGCATTCGGGGAAAAGCGCGAGATTGTCGGCTTTGATATTAATGCGAAGCGAATTGCCGAACTGAAGGACGGTTTTGATTTTACCCGTGAGGTTTCCCGGGAGGAATTGTCTGTTTCAAAGGGGCTTTCTTTTACGGATTCGCTGGAAGGCATACGGGATTGCCAGATTTATATCATTACCGTGCCGACACCCATTGATGAATTCAAATCCCCGGACCTTACCCCGTTGGTGAAAGCCAGTGAGAGTGTGGGCAAAGTTCTCATGTCTGGCGATATCGTTATTTATGAGTCCACGGTTTACCCCGGGGCAACAGAAGAGGTGTGTATTCCTGTTCTGGAAAAAGTGTCGGGCCTGACGTTCAATAAAGATTTTTATGCGGGCTACAGCCCGGAGCGAATTAATCCGGGTGATAAAGAGCACCGGGTGACGTCTATTAAAAAAGTGACTTCGGGTTCGACGCCGGAGATTGCGGATGAAGTGGATGCACTTTATGCCAGCGTGATTACCGCCGGCACCCACAAGGCCAGTTCTATTAAAGTGGCGGAAGCGGCCAAAGTGATTGAGAACACCCAGCGCGATCTGAACATTGCGTTGATGAACGAGCTTTCAATGATTTTCTCGCGATTGAAGATCGATACTCATGAAGTCATCGCGGCGGCGTCTACCAAATGGAATTTCCTGCCGTTTAAACCCGGGCTGGTGGGTGGTCACTGTATCGGTGTTGATCCTTATTACCTTACTCACAAGGCCCAGGCCATCGGCTACCATCCTGAAATTATTCTGGCGGGCCGCCGGGTGAATGATGGCATGGGGCCTTACGCTGCATCCGAACTTGTGAAAGCCATGATCAAAGCGGGCCATACCGTGGCCAATGCCAAAGTGCTTATTATGGGGTTCACATTTAAAGAGAATTGTCCGGATCTTCGTAATACCCGTGTGATTGATGTGGTTAAAGAACTGAAGGAGTTCGGATGCCATGTCGATATTACCGATTGCTGGGCAAGTAGCGAAGAAGCGGAAGAGGAATATGGTATATCCCTTGACCAGGATCCGAAGGCCGGTTTTTATGATGCGCTATTGCTGGCGGTTCCACATCGTGAATATGCCGCGAAGACGTCTGCAGAGTTGCGTTCGTTTATGAAGCCCGAGGGCGTTCTGTTTGATCTGAAAGGTGTGCTGCCATTAGGCGAGGCGGATCTCCGATTGTAA
- a CDS encoding MBL fold metallo-hydrolase RNA specificity domain-containing protein codes for MINIKHHGAVSGVTGSCHELVAGDAGILIDCGLFQGEEAGQGASASDLSIDFPIGHIEALVVTHVHIDHVGRIPYLLAAGFEGPIICSEPSAIMLPEILEDALKIGFTRDRELIERVLGLIRSRLVPIPYGQWHRVFDHGDASLSVRLQRAGHILGSAYVECEAESTGEFERVVFSGDLGAPHSPLLPAPVSPERADRVVIESTYGDKDHESREDRRYRLKAILENALADGGTVLIPAFSIGRTQELLYEIESLIHEFGSEDVAPDLPWQDLEIVVDSPLAATFTRIYRDLKPFWDAEATELVKRGRHPLSFEQLTVINSHEDHLNAVDYLTRSHRPCVVLAGSGMCAGGRVVNYLKAMLGDKRNDVLFVGYQAKGTPGRDILNYGPRGGWVELGGERYDIRARVHKVGGYSAHAGQSDLIRFVTGIKPTPSEIRIVHGDSDAKESLKSQFHSVGLTGIMIPGIA; via the coding sequence GTGATCAACATAAAACACCACGGAGCGGTGTCAGGCGTAACCGGTTCCTGCCATGAACTGGTGGCCGGCGATGCCGGTATCCTTATCGATTGCGGCCTGTTCCAGGGCGAAGAAGCCGGGCAGGGCGCAAGCGCATCCGACCTTTCCATTGATTTCCCGATTGGCCATATCGAGGCCCTGGTCGTTACCCATGTGCACATCGACCATGTGGGGCGGATTCCCTATCTTCTGGCGGCGGGGTTTGAAGGGCCGATTATCTGTTCGGAGCCCTCGGCTATTATGCTGCCGGAAATTCTTGAGGATGCCCTGAAGATCGGCTTCACACGGGATCGTGAACTGATCGAGCGGGTGTTGGGGCTGATTCGCTCCCGCCTGGTGCCGATACCCTATGGCCAGTGGCATCGGGTGTTTGATCATGGGGATGCGTCCCTTTCCGTACGTCTACAGCGGGCCGGGCACATCCTGGGTTCCGCTTACGTGGAGTGCGAGGCGGAAAGCACCGGGGAGTTCGAGCGGGTTGTGTTCAGCGGCGATCTCGGGGCGCCGCATTCGCCCTTGTTGCCTGCGCCGGTGTCGCCAGAAAGGGCTGATCGGGTGGTTATAGAAAGCACCTACGGTGACAAGGATCATGAAAGCCGGGAAGACAGGCGTTACCGGTTGAAGGCCATTCTGGAGAATGCGCTGGCGGACGGCGGTACGGTCTTGATCCCGGCGTTCAGTATCGGGCGGACTCAGGAATTGCTGTATGAGATTGAGAGTCTGATTCATGAATTCGGCAGCGAGGACGTTGCCCCGGATTTGCCCTGGCAGGATCTCGAGATTGTTGTGGACTCCCCACTGGCCGCCACCTTCACCAGAATCTACCGCGACCTGAAACCCTTCTGGGATGCGGAGGCGACGGAGTTGGTAAAGCGGGGCAGGCACCCCTTATCGTTTGAGCAACTCACGGTGATCAACAGCCATGAGGATCACCTGAACGCTGTGGATTACCTGACGCGTTCCCATCGCCCCTGTGTGGTATTGGCCGGCTCCGGCATGTGTGCCGGCGGCCGGGTGGTGAACTACCTGAAAGCGATGCTGGGGGATAAGCGCAACGATGTGCTGTTTGTGGGCTACCAGGCCAAAGGCACGCCGGGCCGGGATATTCTGAACTACGGGCCCCGTGGCGGCTGGGTGGAGCTGGGTGGCGAGCGATATGACATCCGCGCCCGTGTTCACAAGGTCGGTGGCTATTCCGCCCATGCGGGGCAATCGGATCTGATCCGGTTTGTAACCGGTATAAAGCCAACCCCGTCGGAAATTCGGATTGTGCATGGTGATTCTGATGCCAAAGAATCCCTCAAGAGCCAATTTCATTCTGTCGGGCTTACAGGGATAATGATTCCCGGTATAGCCTGA
- a CDS encoding polysaccharide biosynthesis protein — MIRKFLDLPRYQKRLVSVLSDAFFLFFAIWAAYALRLEQYLWAPSQKQLMVAVVTVVFTIFLFIRLGLYRAVIRFLGDRAFLTIIYGVIASSVSFIVLGYLFQAFLPRSVPVIYGAIAFLFVSGSRLGVRMIVNRPKHLAKEAVAIVGAGETGMQLASALEQGADFRPVVFVTLDPAGHKSMINGLPVVSIDRIASHMQKHHVQRILLALDETSQVDRKKLMKNLEPLALPVQTVPSMSELVAGQARIIDIRDLELEDLLGRDPVRPDSAVVAESLYQKSVMVTGSGGSIGSELSRQIIRHRPHTLVLFDQSEFSLYAIERELSSINQAEGLGVKLHPLLGNVCNRQRCEAAMVAFGVDTVYHAAAYKHVPLVEHNVIEGVQNNVFGTWHAAEAAIAAGVERFVLISTDKAVRPTSVMGASKRMAELVLQALAQRQEKTVFSMVRFGNVLGSSGSVVPLFRDQIRAGGPVTVTHPEIIRYFMTIPEASQLVLQAGSIGLGGEVFVLDMGEPVKIADLARKMIHLMGLAEKTADDSDGDIEVVFTGLRPGEKLFEELLIGDDPRGTSHPRIMMAREASLPWDRVEELLNQLQGASESFDCDTIIEVLKKANTGYAPSGDLEDLVWRNGQSAAVLEESQDEKVRRLSV; from the coding sequence ATTATTAGAAAGTTCCTGGACCTGCCCCGTTATCAGAAGCGGCTGGTGTCCGTGCTTTCGGACGCTTTTTTCCTGTTTTTTGCGATCTGGGCCGCTTATGCGCTTCGCCTGGAGCAATACCTCTGGGCGCCTTCGCAGAAGCAACTGATGGTTGCGGTTGTGACCGTCGTTTTCACTATCTTTCTATTTATTCGATTGGGTCTCTATCGTGCGGTGATCCGGTTTCTTGGGGATAGGGCCTTCCTTACCATCATATATGGTGTCATTGCTTCCAGTGTTTCTTTTATTGTTTTGGGCTACCTGTTCCAGGCGTTTCTTCCTCGTTCCGTACCTGTAATTTATGGCGCCATAGCGTTCCTGTTTGTTAGCGGCAGCCGCCTTGGCGTGCGAATGATTGTGAACCGTCCCAAGCATCTAGCAAAAGAGGCGGTAGCCATTGTAGGAGCCGGTGAAACGGGTATGCAGTTGGCTTCAGCGCTGGAGCAGGGGGCGGATTTTCGGCCCGTGGTTTTTGTGACCCTGGATCCTGCAGGTCACAAGTCAATGATCAATGGACTGCCGGTGGTCAGTATTGATCGAATTGCCTCGCACATGCAGAAGCACCACGTGCAAAGGATACTGCTGGCGCTGGATGAGACTTCGCAGGTTGACCGAAAGAAACTGATGAAGAACCTCGAGCCGCTTGCCCTCCCCGTGCAAACTGTTCCGTCCATGTCGGAATTGGTGGCTGGCCAGGCGCGAATTATCGATATCCGTGATCTGGAGCTTGAGGATCTTCTGGGACGGGATCCGGTCCGGCCAGACTCCGCAGTGGTTGCCGAAAGCCTATATCAGAAGTCAGTCATGGTGACCGGTTCCGGAGGGTCAATTGGTTCTGAACTGTCCCGCCAGATTATTCGGCATCGCCCGCATACCCTGGTCTTGTTTGATCAGTCTGAGTTTTCGCTCTACGCCATTGAGCGGGAGCTGAGTTCCATAAATCAGGCGGAAGGGCTTGGGGTAAAGCTTCATCCATTACTTGGTAATGTTTGCAATCGTCAGCGTTGCGAGGCTGCCATGGTTGCCTTCGGTGTGGACACGGTATACCACGCTGCCGCCTACAAACACGTGCCGCTGGTAGAACACAATGTGATAGAAGGTGTTCAGAATAACGTGTTCGGCACCTGGCACGCAGCTGAGGCTGCCATTGCCGCTGGCGTCGAGCGCTTTGTGTTGATTTCCACGGACAAGGCGGTGCGCCCCACAAGCGTGATGGGTGCCAGTAAGCGGATGGCCGAGTTGGTATTGCAGGCCTTGGCGCAGCGACAGGAAAAGACGGTTTTTTCCATGGTGCGCTTCGGGAATGTACTGGGGTCTTCCGGTTCTGTGGTGCCGTTGTTCCGTGACCAGATCCGTGCAGGCGGCCCGGTCACTGTGACCCATCCTGAAATCATCCGGTATTTTATGACCATTCCGGAGGCAAGCCAGTTAGTGCTTCAGGCAGGCAGTATTGGCCTTGGGGGTGAGGTGTTTGTGCTGGACATGGGCGAGCCCGTAAAAATCGCGGATTTGGCACGTAAGATGATTCATCTCATGGGGCTGGCTGAAAAAACGGCGGATGATTCCGATGGCGATATCGAAGTGGTTTTTACTGGCTTGCGTCCAGGTGAGAAGCTTTTTGAAGAATTATTGATTGGCGACGACCCTCGGGGCACCTCCCACCCCCGCATTATGATGGCGCGTGAGGCCTCGCTGCCATGGGATCGGGTTGAGGAGCTACTCAATCAGCTACAAGGCGCCAGCGAATCTTTTGATTGCGATACCATTATCGAAGTACTGAAAAAGGCCAACACCGGCTACGCCCCCAGCGGCGACCTTGAAGACCTGGTCTGGCGCAACGGGCAGTCGGCAGCGGTGCTGGAAGAAAGCCAGGACGAGAAGGTGCGGCGGTTGTCGGTGTAG